In Pseudomonas fluorescens, one genomic interval encodes:
- a CDS encoding GNAT family N-acetyltransferase: MTIEWVCKHHSDLGKEELYALLKLRSEVFVVEQKCAYPDLDGQDLGGDTHHLMGWEDDQLMAYLRLLDPESQGGDVVIGRVIIAPQGRGKGLGHVMMEHALKQAGKHWPQVPIYLSAQAHLQGYYGRYGFVVAGEEYLEDDIPHIGMRRP, from the coding sequence ATGACAATCGAGTGGGTCTGCAAGCATCACAGTGATCTGGGCAAAGAAGAGTTGTACGCACTGCTGAAGCTACGCTCGGAGGTGTTCGTGGTCGAACAGAAATGCGCCTACCCGGACCTCGACGGCCAGGATCTGGGCGGCGACACCCATCACCTCATGGGTTGGGAAGATGATCAGTTGATGGCCTATCTGCGCCTGCTTGATCCCGAGTCCCAGGGCGGTGACGTGGTGATTGGCCGCGTGATCATCGCGCCGCAGGGCCGTGGCAAAGGGCTGGGGCATGTGATGATGGAACACGCACTGAAACAGGCCGGGAAGCATTGGCCGCAGGTGCCGATCTATCTGTCGGCGCAGGCGCATTTGCAGGGATATTACGGCAGGTACGGGTTTGTGGTGGCGGGTGAGGAGTATCTGGAGGATGACATTCCGCACATAGGCATGCGTCGTCCTTGA
- the dbpA gene encoding ATP-dependent RNA helicase DbpA, with the protein MTTIATAFNTLPLSAAMLANLESLGYAQMTPIQAQSLPVILKGMDLIAQAKTGSGKTAAFGIGLLNPINPRYFGCQALVICPTRELADQVAKEVRRLARAEDNIKVLTLCGGVSFGPQIASLEHGAHIIVGTPGRIQQHLRKGSLVLDGLNTLILDEADRMLDMGFYDAIEDIIEKTPARRQTLLFSATYPVGIKQLASKFMRDPQTVKAEAFHDDTQIEQRFYEISPEERMSAVTKVLHHFRPASCVAFCFTKQQVQETVDHLTSKGISAVGLHGDLEQRDRDQVLAMFANRSTSVLVATDVAARGLDIDALDMVINVELARDSEIHIHRVGRTGRAGEKGIAVSLVAPSEAHRAQAIEQLQKAPLNWDQVDNLKSQGGAPLQPPMSTLCIAGGRKDKVRPGDILGALTGDAGIPGAQVGKIAIFDFQSYVAVERTVVMQALQRLNNGKIKGRSLRVRVL; encoded by the coding sequence GATACAGGCGCAGAGCTTGCCGGTGATCCTCAAGGGGATGGACCTGATCGCCCAGGCCAAGACCGGCAGCGGCAAGACCGCCGCGTTCGGCATCGGCCTGCTCAACCCGATCAACCCGCGCTACTTCGGTTGCCAGGCACTGGTGATCTGCCCGACCCGTGAGCTGGCCGACCAGGTCGCCAAGGAAGTCCGCCGTCTGGCCCGTGCCGAAGACAACATCAAGGTCCTGACCCTGTGCGGCGGCGTGTCGTTCGGCCCGCAGATCGCTTCGCTGGAGCACGGCGCGCACATCATCGTCGGCACCCCGGGGCGTATCCAGCAACACCTGCGCAAGGGTTCGCTGGTGCTCGACGGTCTGAACACGCTGATCCTCGACGAAGCCGACCGCATGCTCGACATGGGCTTTTACGACGCCATCGAAGACATCATCGAAAAGACCCCGGCACGCCGTCAGACCCTGCTGTTCTCCGCCACGTACCCGGTGGGCATCAAGCAACTGGCGTCGAAATTCATGCGCGATCCGCAGACGGTGAAAGCCGAGGCGTTCCACGACGACACGCAGATCGAGCAGCGTTTCTACGAGATTTCCCCGGAAGAGCGCATGAGCGCAGTGACCAAAGTCCTGCACCACTTCCGCCCGGCTTCCTGCGTGGCGTTCTGCTTCACCAAGCAGCAGGTGCAGGAAACCGTTGACCACCTGACCTCCAAAGGCATTTCCGCCGTCGGCCTGCACGGCGATCTGGAACAGCGTGATCGCGATCAGGTGCTGGCGATGTTCGCCAACCGCAGTACGTCGGTCCTGGTCGCCACCGACGTCGCCGCTCGTGGTCTGGACATCGACGCGTTGGACATGGTGATCAACGTCGAACTGGCCCGCGACTCGGAAATCCACATTCACCGCGTTGGCCGTACCGGTCGTGCCGGCGAGAAAGGCATTGCGGTCAGCCTCGTTGCGCCGTCCGAAGCGCATCGCGCGCAAGCCATCGAACAGCTGCAGAAAGCTCCGCTGAACTGGGATCAGGTCGATAACCTCAAGTCCCAGGGCGGCGCCCCGCTGCAGCCACCGATGAGCACCCTGTGCATCGCCGGCGGGCGTAAAGACAAGGTGCGTCCGGGCGACATCCTCGGCGCACTGACTGGCGACGCCGGCATCCCCGGCGCCCAGGTCGGCAAGATCGCGATCTTCGACTTCCAGTCGTATGTCGCCGTTGAACGCACCGTGGTCATGCAGGCGCTGCAGCGCTTGAACAACGGCAAGATCAAGGGCCGTTCGCTGCGCGTGCGGGTTTTGTAA
- a CDS encoding substrate-binding periplasmic protein, producing the protein MPRLHRAFALIGLLLLAQTASAEKLRLVFDIWPPFTDDTLVNGGLATDIVSTALARAGYASDYEQVPWARALLGVGEGRYDVLVNAWYNDERTKIGQFSGEYLLNRIRFLKRKDTPLEYGSLEQLHTYPVAVVRGYAYSQAFDADTALEKVPVHNFAMAVRMLAADRVKLTLEDEYVARYYLARESAKVRNAVEFLPKPLSENSLHILVSLKNPQHEQIVAGFDKAIAAMKADGSYDKLLRQHGM; encoded by the coding sequence ATGCCGCGACTGCATCGAGCCTTTGCTTTGATCGGATTGCTCTTGCTGGCCCAAACCGCCTCAGCGGAGAAGTTGCGACTGGTGTTTGATATCTGGCCGCCCTTTACCGACGACACGCTGGTCAACGGTGGTCTGGCCACCGACATCGTCAGCACCGCGCTGGCGCGGGCCGGTTATGCCAGCGACTATGAACAGGTACCTTGGGCGCGGGCACTGCTGGGGGTGGGCGAAGGACGATACGACGTGCTGGTCAACGCCTGGTACAACGACGAACGGACCAAAATCGGCCAGTTCTCTGGCGAATACCTGCTCAACCGCATCCGCTTTCTCAAGCGCAAGGACACGCCGCTGGAGTACGGCAGCCTGGAACAACTGCACACCTACCCGGTGGCGGTGGTGCGCGGTTATGCCTACTCGCAGGCCTTCGATGCCGATACTGCACTGGAGAAAGTCCCTGTGCATAACTTCGCAATGGCCGTGCGCATGCTCGCGGCGGACCGGGTCAAGCTGACTCTGGAAGATGAATACGTCGCGCGCTATTACCTGGCCCGCGAATCAGCCAAAGTGCGCAACGCCGTGGAGTTTCTGCCCAAGCCGTTGAGCGAGAACAGCCTGCATATTCTGGTAAGCCTGAAGAATCCGCAGCATGAGCAGATTGTGGCCGGGTTTGATAAGGCGATTGCGGCGATGAAGGCGGATGGCAGTTATGACAAGTTGCTGCGCCAGCATGGGATGTGA
- a CDS encoding NAD(P)/FAD-dependent oxidoreductase, with product MRSTEVVIIGAGAAGLMCALTAAGRGRQVLLLDHANKAGKKILMSGGGRCNFTNMYTEPGNFLSGNPHFCKSALARYTQWDFIGMVAKHGVPYHEKKLGQLFCDNKSSDILGMLLDECDQVGVELHLDTSIQTIEKVESGYLLDTTLGQIQCQSLVIATGGLSIPTLGATGFGYQVAKQFGHELLPTRAGLVPFTITDQLKELCTELSGTSVDCLVSCNDQSFRENILFTHRGLSGPAILQISSFWEPGDTVEINLLPDHDTAAWLQQQVAERPNSELKTLLGEIFTKKMANLLADNWFVSKPMKQYTHAELAQIADKLGSWKVVPAGTEGYRTAEVTLGGVDTREVSSKTMESLKSPGLYFVGEVLDVTGHLGGFNFQWAWASGYAAAQYV from the coding sequence TTGCGCTCTACCGAAGTCGTGATCATTGGCGCTGGCGCCGCAGGGTTGATGTGTGCACTGACCGCCGCCGGGCGTGGGCGTCAGGTGTTGCTGCTCGATCATGCGAACAAGGCCGGCAAGAAAATCCTGATGTCCGGTGGTGGCCGCTGCAATTTCACCAACATGTACACCGAACCGGGCAATTTCCTCTCGGGTAACCCGCATTTCTGCAAATCGGCACTGGCGCGCTACACCCAGTGGGATTTCATCGGCATGGTCGCCAAGCACGGCGTGCCGTATCACGAGAAGAAACTCGGTCAGTTGTTCTGCGATAACAAATCCAGCGACATCCTCGGCATGCTGCTCGACGAGTGCGATCAGGTCGGCGTCGAGCTGCACCTGGATACCTCGATCCAGACCATCGAGAAGGTCGAAAGCGGCTACCTGCTCGACACCACCCTCGGCCAGATTCAGTGCCAGTCGCTGGTAATCGCCACCGGCGGGCTGTCGATCCCGACGCTGGGCGCCACCGGTTTCGGTTATCAGGTCGCCAAGCAGTTTGGCCATGAACTGCTGCCGACTCGCGCCGGACTCGTGCCGTTCACCATCACTGATCAGCTCAAGGAACTGTGCACCGAGCTGTCCGGTACTTCGGTGGATTGTCTGGTCAGCTGCAACGACCAGAGCTTTCGCGAGAATATTCTGTTCACTCACCGTGGCCTCAGCGGCCCGGCGATTCTGCAGATCTCGTCGTTCTGGGAGCCGGGCGACACCGTGGAGATCAACCTGCTGCCGGATCACGACACCGCGGCATGGCTGCAACAGCAAGTGGCCGAACGCCCGAACAGTGAACTGAAAACCCTGCTCGGCGAGATCTTCACCAAGAAGATGGCCAACCTGCTGGCGGACAACTGGTTCGTTTCCAAACCGATGAAGCAATACACCCACGCCGAACTGGCGCAGATCGCCGACAAGCTCGGCAGCTGGAAAGTCGTCCCGGCCGGCACCGAAGGCTATCGCACCGCCGAGGTCACGCTGGGTGGCGTCGATACCCGCGAAGTGTCGTCCAAGACCATGGAGTCGCTGAAAAGCCCGGGGCTGTATTTTGTCGGCGAAGTGCTCGACGTCACCGGGCATCTGGGCGGTTTCAACTTCCAGTGGGCCTGGGCCTCGGGTTACGCGGCCGCGCAGTACGTCTGA
- the yccS gene encoding YccS family putative transporter: MSSTSFRQSLRRLWALDKFSYSVRVFIALTGSMALCWYQDEMGLLIPLFLGIIASALAETDDSWQGRLNALAVTLVCFSIAALSVELLFPYPIVFAIALALASFGLTMLGALGERYGAIASATLILSVYTMIGVDQRGGAVTDFWHEPMLLVAGAAWYGLLSVLWQAMFSNQPVQQSLARLFRELGFYLKLKASLFEPIRQLDVEGRRLELAQQNGRVVAALNSAKEIILHRVGNGRPGSKVSRYLKLYFLAQDIHERASSSHYPYNALADAFFHSDVLFRCQRLLRQQGKACRALAESIQMRQPFVYDASFAEALTDLDASLEHLRIQSNPAWRGLLRSLRALAANLGTLDRLLSDASNPDALADATDSSLLDRSPRNLKDVWIRLRTQLTPTSLLFRHALRLPLALSIGYGMVHLIHPSQGYWIILTTLFVCQPNYGATRRKLGQRILGTAIGLTVAWALFDLFPSPLVQSCFAIAAGVVFFTNRTTRYTVATAAITIMVLFCFNQIGDGYGLFLPRLFDTLLGSLIAGLTVFLFLPDWQGRRLNKVLANTLTCNSIYLRQIMQQYAAGKSDDLAYRLARRNAHNADAALSTTLANMLMEPGHFRKEADVGFRFLVLSHTLLSYLSGLGAHRETQLPADVREQLIEGAGVKLATSIDDIAQGLANKQPVAIQSDEEEALANELEQMPDEIDEGQRLVQTQLALICRQLGPLRTLAAHLIKDTSEVSGG, encoded by the coding sequence ATGTCCTCGACCTCGTTTCGTCAGTCTTTGCGGCGCCTGTGGGCGCTGGATAAATTCAGCTACAGCGTGCGGGTGTTCATCGCCCTGACCGGCAGCATGGCGCTGTGTTGGTATCAGGATGAAATGGGCCTGTTGATCCCGTTGTTCCTCGGGATCATCGCCAGCGCCCTGGCCGAGACCGACGACAGTTGGCAGGGGCGCCTCAACGCCCTCGCCGTGACGCTGGTGTGTTTCAGTATCGCCGCGCTGTCGGTGGAACTGCTCTTCCCCTACCCCATCGTGTTCGCCATCGCCTTGGCCTTGGCCAGCTTCGGCCTGACCATGCTCGGCGCACTCGGCGAGCGTTATGGCGCGATTGCCTCGGCGACGTTGATCCTGTCGGTCTACACCATGATCGGCGTGGATCAGCGCGGCGGCGCGGTCACCGATTTCTGGCACGAACCGATGCTGCTGGTGGCGGGTGCCGCGTGGTACGGCCTGCTGTCGGTGCTGTGGCAGGCGATGTTTTCCAACCAGCCGGTGCAGCAGAGTCTGGCGCGGCTGTTCCGTGAACTGGGTTTCTACCTGAAGCTGAAAGCCTCGCTGTTCGAGCCGATCCGCCAACTGGACGTCGAAGGCCGACGGCTGGAACTGGCGCAGCAAAACGGTCGCGTGGTCGCCGCGCTGAACAGTGCCAAGGAAATCATTCTGCACCGGGTCGGCAACGGTCGCCCGGGGTCGAAAGTCAGCCGCTATCTGAAGCTGTATTTCCTCGCCCAGGACATCCACGAACGCGCCAGCTCTTCGCACTATCCGTACAACGCGCTGGCCGATGCGTTCTTCCACAGCGACGTGCTGTTCCGCTGCCAGCGTTTGTTGCGCCAGCAGGGCAAGGCCTGCCGCGCGCTGGCCGAATCGATCCAGATGCGCCAGCCGTTCGTCTACGACGCCAGTTTTGCCGAAGCACTGACTGACCTCGATGCCTCCCTTGAACACCTGCGCATCCAGAGCAATCCGGCGTGGCGCGGCCTCCTGCGTTCGCTGCGCGCACTGGCAGCCAACCTCGGCACCCTCGACCGTTTGCTCAGCGACGCGAGCAACCCGGATGCCTTGGCGGACGCCACCGACAGCAGCCTGCTCGACCGCTCGCCGCGCAACCTCAAGGACGTGTGGATTCGCCTGCGTACGCAACTGACACCGACTTCCCTGCTGTTCCGTCACGCCCTGCGCCTGCCGCTGGCGCTGAGTATCGGCTACGGCATGGTGCATCTGATTCACCCGTCGCAGGGTTACTGGATCATCCTCACCACGCTGTTCGTCTGCCAACCGAACTACGGCGCGACCCGGCGCAAGCTCGGTCAGCGGATTCTCGGCACCGCCATCGGCCTGACCGTGGCGTGGGCGCTGTTCGATCTGTTCCCCAGCCCGCTGGTGCAGTCGTGCTTCGCGATCGCCGCCGGGGTGGTGTTCTTTACCAACCGCACCACGCGCTACACGGTGGCGACCGCCGCGATCACCATCATGGTGCTGTTCTGCTTCAACCAGATCGGCGATGGCTACGGGCTGTTCCTGCCGCGCCTGTTCGATACCCTACTCGGCAGCCTGATCGCCGGCCTGACGGTGTTCCTGTTCCTGCCGGACTGGCAGGGTCGGCGCCTGAATAAAGTGCTGGCCAACACCCTGACCTGCAACAGCATCTATCTGCGCCAGATCATGCAGCAATACGCCGCCGGCAAGAGCGACGACCTCGCCTATCGCCTGGCCCGACGCAACGCGCACAACGCTGATGCGGCGCTGTCGACAACGCTGGCGAACATGCTCATGGAGCCGGGGCATTTCCGTAAGGAAGCGGACGTCGGTTTCCGTTTTCTGGTGCTGTCGCACACCTTATTGAGTTATCTGTCAGGGCTCGGCGCACACAGGGAAACTCAATTGCCAGCCGATGTGCGTGAGCAGTTGATTGAAGGCGCCGGGGTGAAACTGGCGACGAGCATCGACGACATCGCCCAAGGCCTGGCGAACAAGCAACCGGTGGCGATTCAGAGTGACGAAGAAGAAGCGCTGGCCAATGAGCTGGAGCAGATGCCCGACGAGATCGATGAAGGACAGCGACTGGTGCAGACGCAACTGGCGTTGATCTGCCGGCAGCTGGGGCCGCTGCGGACGTTGGCGGCGCATTTGATCAAAGACACCAGTGAGGTCAGCGGCGGCTGA